One Roseomonas sp. OT10 DNA window includes the following coding sequences:
- a CDS encoding DUF1217 domain-containing protein yields the protein MLDGIGSALAWTIFQRQGEALQDRFEAQKDNTRDVARFREMAAKITSVEELLKDRRSLSMVLEAFQLEDEIDKKALLRKLMTQDPGAETSLANRLTDSRYRQLAAAFGGRTDAPLGKAALVDSLIDKALTNRFEKAAGDGNAGLREALYFKRQIGDVTSIAGLMGDKALTAVVKGALNLPDSFGLLDYDQQKAILTKRVDTGDFSDPKAVRKMVQRYLTAQDASSTSQSPVLSLFNGDGGTSGLMSLIGRKLSVSL from the coding sequence ATGCTGGACGGGATCGGCAGCGCCCTGGCCTGGACGATCTTCCAGCGCCAGGGGGAGGCGCTGCAGGACCGCTTCGAGGCGCAGAAGGACAACACCCGCGACGTCGCGCGCTTCCGGGAGATGGCGGCCAAGATCACCTCCGTCGAGGAGCTGCTGAAGGACCGCCGCAGCCTCTCCATGGTGCTCGAAGCCTTTCAGCTTGAGGACGAGATCGACAAGAAGGCGCTGCTCCGCAAGCTGATGACGCAGGATCCGGGCGCGGAGACCAGCCTGGCCAACCGCCTCACCGACTCCCGCTACCGCCAGCTCGCCGCCGCCTTCGGCGGGCGCACCGACGCGCCGCTGGGCAAGGCCGCCCTGGTGGACAGCCTGATCGACAAGGCCCTGACCAACCGCTTCGAGAAGGCCGCGGGCGACGGCAATGCCGGCCTGCGGGAGGCGCTGTACTTCAAGCGCCAGATCGGCGACGTGACCAGCATCGCCGGGCTGATGGGCGACAAGGCGCTGACCGCCGTGGTGAAGGGGGCGCTGAACCTACCCGACAGCTTCGGCCTGCTGGACTACGACCAGCAGAAGGCGATCCTGACGAAGCGGGTCGATACCGGGGATTTCTCGGACCCGAAGGCGGTGCGCAAGATGGTACAGCGCTACCTCACCGCACAGGATGCCAGCAGCACGAGTCAGTCGCCCGTCCTGTCGCTGTTCAACGGCGATGGTGGCACGTCCGGGCTGATGAGCCTGATCGGCAGGAAGCTCTCCGTCTCCCTTTAA
- a CDS encoding branched-chain amino acid ABC transporter permease: protein MAYALVQLLNALSFSALLLLTGLGLSVVLSLMNFLNLAHGSFYLLGSYVAILWFASGAPWWLAFPAAFLATGLAGALLERTLFRRFYGRTHLMQVLLTYGLSVVFADLMRWGFGAQILSPTLPEALQGVVFLLDMPFPVYRLFLIAAGTVLALLLWLLLDHTLWGAAIRASVDDRGVVETLGLDTGRLFTAVSVLATGLGGISGALGAGMLAAYPGLDEEVLILALVTVVVGGLGTFRGTVASALVVGFTLTFSRVWFPEFANVAAFSAMAVLLLLRPQGLVAPRLRQV from the coding sequence ATGGCCTATGCCCTCGTCCAGCTCCTGAACGCGCTGTCCTTCTCGGCGCTGCTGCTGCTGACGGGGCTGGGCCTGTCCGTCGTGCTCAGCCTGATGAATTTCCTGAACCTGGCGCACGGCTCCTTCTACCTGCTGGGCAGCTACGTCGCGATCCTCTGGTTCGCCTCCGGCGCACCGTGGTGGCTGGCCTTCCCGGCCGCGTTCCTCGCGACGGGGCTGGCGGGCGCGCTGCTGGAGCGCACGCTGTTCCGCCGCTTCTATGGCCGCACCCACCTGATGCAGGTGCTGCTGACCTATGGCCTCTCCGTCGTCTTCGCCGACCTGATGCGCTGGGGCTTCGGGGCGCAGATCCTCTCGCCCACCCTGCCGGAGGCGCTGCAGGGGGTGGTCTTCCTCCTGGACATGCCCTTCCCCGTCTACCGCCTCTTCCTCATCGCCGCGGGTACCGTGCTCGCGCTGCTGCTCTGGCTGCTGCTGGACCACACCCTCTGGGGCGCCGCGATCCGCGCCTCCGTCGACGACCGCGGCGTGGTCGAGACGCTGGGCCTCGACACCGGCCGCCTCTTCACGGCCGTCTCCGTGCTCGCGACCGGGCTGGGGGGGATCAGCGGCGCCCTGGGGGCGGGCATGCTGGCCGCCTATCCCGGGCTGGACGAGGAGGTGCTGATCCTCGCCCTGGTCACGGTGGTGGTCGGCGGGCTCGGCACCTTCCGCGGCACCGTCGCCAGCGCCCTGGTGGTCGGCTTCACCCTGACCTTCAGCCGGGTGTGGTTCCCGGAATTCGCGAACGTCGCAGCCTTCTCGGCCATGGCCGTCCTGCTGCTGCTGCGCCCGCAAGGGCTGGTCGCACCGCGGCTGCGGCAGGTGTGA
- a CDS encoding YncE family protein: MPAVDPSACRSAPALSRRSALAFLGAAGLALRASPLRAAPLVEKTARIAPGLYEIVVSTTTGLVHVAATGPRGANEAKILGLDPRTLDVRSAIALGDDPAFGLAVNDRSGTLLGTATRDGKLLAIDLRSGTVTARIGAEEGAHVRQVVADEAHDRAFVSVFGARGKPSAIWVVDTAARTIAGTITEGLDGGITGLAYDPAGDRLFATALQTNEIVEVSLSRKAGVRRFASGGEGPINLAFDPASGRLFCTNQKSGQLAILDAASGSPVKALETGAGALGVTLSGDGALAYVANRGAGTVSVVDARGLTVLAQLETGTHPNTVAVDRRSGLAYVTNKARMAPRGQPPVEDLNGDTVSILRV; encoded by the coding sequence ATGCCGGCCGTCGATCCGAGCGCCTGTCGCTCCGCCCCCGCCTTGTCGCGCCGCAGCGCCCTGGCCTTCCTCGGGGCGGCGGGGCTGGCCCTGCGCGCCTCGCCCCTGCGGGCCGCCCCGCTGGTGGAGAAGACGGCCCGGATCGCGCCCGGCCTGTACGAGATCGTCGTCAGCACCACCACCGGGCTGGTCCATGTCGCCGCCACCGGCCCGCGTGGCGCCAACGAGGCGAAGATCCTTGGCCTCGACCCGCGCACCCTGGACGTGCGCTCGGCCATCGCCTTGGGCGACGATCCGGCCTTCGGCCTCGCGGTGAACGACCGCTCCGGGACGCTGCTGGGCACCGCCACGCGCGACGGCAAGCTGCTGGCGATCGACCTCCGCAGCGGCACGGTGACGGCCCGGATCGGCGCCGAGGAGGGCGCGCATGTCCGCCAGGTGGTGGCGGACGAGGCGCACGACCGGGCCTTCGTCAGCGTCTTCGGCGCGCGGGGCAAGCCGAGCGCGATCTGGGTGGTCGACACCGCCGCCAGGACCATTGCCGGGACCATCACCGAGGGGCTGGATGGCGGCATCACCGGCCTCGCCTACGACCCCGCGGGCGACCGCCTCTTCGCCACGGCCCTGCAGACGAACGAGATCGTCGAGGTCAGCCTGTCGCGGAAGGCCGGGGTGCGCCGCTTCGCCTCGGGCGGCGAGGGGCCGATCAACCTGGCCTTCGACCCGGCCAGCGGCCGCCTCTTCTGCACCAACCAGAAGAGCGGGCAGCTCGCCATCCTCGACGCCGCCTCGGGCAGCCCGGTCAAGGCCCTGGAGACGGGCGCCGGGGCGCTCGGCGTCACCCTCTCGGGAGACGGGGCGCTGGCCTACGTGGCGAATCGCGGCGCCGGGACCGTGAGCGTCGTCGATGCGCGCGGGCTGACGGTGCTGGCCCAGCTGGAAACGGGCACGCATCCGAACACGGTGGCGGTCGACCGCCGATCCGGTCTCGCCTACGTCACCAACAAGGCCCGCATGGCGCCGCGTGGCCAGCCGCCGGTCGAAGACCTGAACGGCGACACGGTGAGCATCCTGCGCGTCTGA
- a CDS encoding ABC transporter substrate-binding protein, which yields MAPLRIGLITSLTGPFASLGASLQAGVQLLVSQSGGRFAGRTVELLVEDDQARPDEGVRKARKLLGQDRVAVLCGVISSGVALALRDVVTEAKVPTFLLGSANDLARKAASPWIVRPTKTNWMLGDTAARWTHERLAAPRVLTVGSDYAAGREFVGDFAQTYQRLGGRLGRQLWTPLGSADFGPLLTTIAAERPAAVYGFFAGSDAVRFLRQWKEYRLAGRVPLIGAGAFFDQEDVLPAVGDAALGALNTFHQSPTAPAAETFRRAYMASGGPLPGEFSTSGYVCGQVIRAALERAAGDLADWEKARQALFAAPVDTAFGRMPFDPRNGQAILDIHVNEVRRGPEGAMVNTVVHTYEAVRDPGPEA from the coding sequence GTGGCACCTCTGCGCATCGGCCTCATCACCTCCCTCACCGGCCCCTTTGCCTCGCTGGGCGCCAGCCTGCAGGCGGGGGTGCAGCTGCTCGTCTCGCAGTCCGGGGGCCGCTTCGCCGGGCGGACGGTGGAGCTGCTGGTGGAGGACGACCAGGCCAGGCCCGACGAGGGCGTGCGCAAGGCGCGCAAGCTGCTCGGGCAGGACCGGGTGGCGGTGCTCTGCGGCGTCATCAGCTCCGGCGTCGCCCTCGCGCTGCGCGACGTGGTCACCGAGGCGAAGGTGCCGACCTTCCTGCTCGGCTCGGCCAACGACCTCGCGCGCAAGGCCGCCAGCCCCTGGATCGTCCGCCCGACCAAGACGAACTGGATGCTGGGCGATACCGCCGCCCGCTGGACCCATGAGCGGCTAGCCGCGCCGCGGGTGCTGACCGTCGGCTCGGACTACGCGGCAGGTCGGGAGTTCGTCGGCGACTTCGCCCAGACCTACCAGCGGCTCGGCGGCCGGCTGGGCCGGCAGCTCTGGACGCCGCTGGGCAGTGCCGATTTCGGCCCGCTGCTGACCACCATCGCCGCCGAGCGGCCGGCGGCGGTCTATGGCTTCTTCGCCGGCAGCGACGCGGTGCGCTTCCTGCGGCAGTGGAAGGAGTACCGGCTGGCCGGCCGCGTGCCGCTGATCGGCGCGGGGGCCTTCTTCGACCAGGAGGACGTGCTGCCGGCGGTGGGCGATGCCGCGCTGGGGGCGCTCAACACCTTCCACCAATCCCCGACGGCGCCCGCGGCGGAGACCTTCCGCCGGGCCTACATGGCCTCGGGCGGCCCCCTGCCCGGCGAGTTCAGCACCAGCGGCTATGTCTGCGGCCAGGTGATCCGGGCGGCGCTGGAGCGCGCGGCGGGTGACCTCGCGGATTGGGAGAAGGCGCGCCAGGCCCTGTTCGCCGCGCCGGTGGACACCGCCTTCGGCCGCATGCCCTTCGATCCCCGCAACGGTCAGGCGATCCTCGACATCCACGTGAACGAGGTGCGCCGCGGCCCGGAGGGCGCGATGGTCAACACGGTCGTCCATACCTACGAGGCGGTGCGCGACCCGGGCCCCGAGGCCTGA
- a CDS encoding branched-chain amino acid ABC transporter permease, translating into MLAAPALLADGYQLRFLAEILILGTAVLSLDLLVGFGGLVSLGHAAVFGTAAYAAALTALALGGELPVVLAAGILTGIAMGGAMGLVIARTSSLFLLILTLLLGQIAWEVAFHWRAVAGGADGLRGLPALSLGPWGLGDARALYLLSGGLALAGWGVARSFVVAPVGRALVGAREQPVRMAALGYDLPRLRLLAMLAAGGIAGAAGALHPFVNLYIGPQSLHWTLSATLIVMLVIGGVGSLWGAYLGCAVYLTIQTHLSSYTERWQLVVGLVFVATVLLLPEGLASGLRHLARRLWGSGPA; encoded by the coding sequence GTGCTGGCAGCGCCGGCGCTTCTGGCGGATGGCTACCAGCTGCGTTTCCTGGCCGAGATCCTCATCCTCGGCACGGCGGTGCTGAGTCTCGACCTGCTGGTGGGCTTCGGCGGCTTGGTTTCGCTCGGCCATGCGGCGGTGTTCGGCACGGCGGCCTATGCCGCGGCGCTGACGGCCCTGGCGCTGGGCGGGGAGCTGCCGGTGGTGCTGGCCGCCGGCATCCTGACCGGCATCGCGATGGGCGGGGCGATGGGGCTGGTGATCGCGCGCACGTCCAGCCTCTTCCTGCTGATCCTGACCCTGCTGCTCGGCCAGATCGCCTGGGAGGTCGCCTTCCACTGGCGCGCGGTGGCGGGCGGCGCGGACGGGCTGCGCGGCCTGCCGGCGCTCTCCCTTGGCCCCTGGGGCCTGGGCGACGCCCGGGCGCTGTACCTGCTGTCCGGCGGGCTGGCCCTGGCCGGTTGGGGCGTCGCGCGCTCCTTCGTCGTGGCGCCGGTCGGGCGCGCCCTGGTGGGGGCGCGGGAGCAGCCGGTCCGGATGGCCGCGCTGGGCTACGACCTGCCGCGCCTGCGCCTCCTCGCCATGCTGGCGGCCGGGGGCATCGCCGGGGCGGCGGGGGCGCTGCACCCCTTCGTGAACCTTTATATCGGGCCGCAGAGCCTGCACTGGACGCTTTCCGCCACGCTGATCGTCATGCTGGTGATCGGCGGCGTCGGCTCCCTCTGGGGCGCCTATCTCGGCTGTGCCGTCTACCTGACGATCCAGACCCATCTCAGCTCCTACACCGAGCGCTGGCAGCTGGTGGTCGGGCTCGTCTTCGTGGCGACGGTGCTGCTGCTGCCTGAGGGGCTCGCCAGCGGCCTGCGGCATCTCGCCAGGCGCCTGTGGGGGAGCGGGCCGGCGTGA
- a CDS encoding YbaB/EbfC family nucleoid-associated protein produces the protein MKNLSQMLKQAQSMQAKMQEMQAKLEAETIEGQAGAGMVKVTLSGKGDMKRVAIDPSLMAAEEREVLEDLLIAAHADAKAKVEAMMAEEMQKATAGLNIPGMGGGLGGFKLPF, from the coding sequence ATGAAGAACCTCTCCCAGATGCTGAAGCAGGCCCAGTCCATGCAGGCCAAGATGCAGGAGATGCAGGCGAAGCTGGAGGCCGAGACGATCGAGGGCCAGGCCGGCGCCGGCATGGTCAAGGTCACGCTGTCCGGCAAGGGCGACATGAAGCGCGTGGCCATCGACCCGTCGCTGATGGCCGCCGAGGAGCGCGAGGTGCTGGAGGATCTGCTCATCGCCGCCCATGCCGACGCCAAGGCGAAGGTGGAGGCGATGATGGCCGAGGAGATGCAGAAGGCCACCGCCGGGCTGAACATCCCCGGCATGGGCGGCGGGCTGGGCGGCTTCAAGCTGCCCTTCTGA
- a CDS encoding ABC transporter ATP-binding protein, with translation MSTAALPPLALSGLSAGYGPAGVLRGVTLAVGPGEAVAVLGRNGAGKTTLVNAVFNLGPRLGGTVRVMGRDVTGWPTHRIARLGLALVPQGRGVFPDLTVWENLRLATLRLATLRRRPGPWTPERVLAAFPRLAERRAAFSSSLSGGERQLLAIGRALLAQPRLLVLDEPSEGLAPLMAEAIIVETVGRLVAEGLAVLLAEQNLALALRLCPRAVVLARGGVAFDGPGPRLLADRALLEEHLGV, from the coding sequence ATGAGCACCGCCGCGCTGCCGCCGCTCGCGCTCTCCGGCCTCTCGGCGGGGTATGGTCCGGCCGGGGTGCTGCGCGGCGTGACCCTGGCGGTCGGACCCGGCGAGGCCGTGGCGGTGCTGGGCCGCAACGGCGCCGGCAAGACGACGCTGGTGAACGCCGTCTTCAACCTCGGCCCCCGCCTCGGCGGGACGGTGCGGGTGATGGGGCGGGACGTGACGGGCTGGCCCACCCACCGCATCGCGCGACTCGGCCTCGCCCTGGTGCCGCAGGGACGCGGCGTCTTCCCGGACCTGACGGTATGGGAGAACCTGCGCCTCGCGACCCTGCGCCTCGCGACCCTGCGCCGCCGCCCGGGGCCCTGGACGCCGGAGCGCGTCCTGGCGGCCTTCCCGCGCCTGGCCGAGCGCCGGGCGGCCTTCAGCAGCTCGCTCAGCGGCGGCGAGCGCCAGCTCCTCGCCATCGGCCGCGCCCTGCTCGCCCAGCCGCGCCTGCTGGTGCTGGACGAGCCGAGCGAGGGGCTGGCGCCGCTGATGGCCGAGGCGATCATCGTCGAGACGGTCGGGCGGCTGGTGGCCGAGGGGCTGGCCGTCCTGCTGGCGGAGCAGAACCTCGCCCTGGCCCTGCGCCTCTGTCCCCGCGCCGTGGTGCTGGCCCGGGGCGGCGTGGCCTTCGACGGGCCGGGGCCCCGCCTGCTGGCCGATCGGGCCCTGCTGGAGGAGCACCTGGGCGTATAG
- a CDS encoding DNA polymerase III subunit gamma/tau — translation MPSDTSSFHPDDPADEIPEPPMDGPGLFGDPAPPAPSAAPPVAATPPDVAPAQPYRVLARKYRPTTFADLVGQDAMVRTLRNAFAQDRVAHAFMLTGIRGVGKTTTARIIARALNCTGPDGKGGPTVDPCGVCDNCRAILADRHPDVMELDAASNNGVDNVRELRELVRFRPVQGRSKVFILDEVHMLSGPAFNALLKTLEEPPPAVRFIFATTELRKVPATILSRCQTFHLRRMSQAELSTLFSRIAEKEGAALESEALAMIARAADGSARDGLSLLDQAIALAEPGRPVEAVAVRDMLGLADRTLVLDVLEAVLRGDLPATLAAMDRAHEAGADGGVMLADLAEAVHQVTRMRSLPALRDDPALPEELRRRGGALAQAVPIPVLGRAWQMLLKGLEEVALAPDRRAAAEMVLIRLAHVAEMPTPGEILRRLSDGAAPAGVPNGRGGMPAPAGGAPAGAATSAPAGRPLPAAGTGPVALSAATAMLPEAPRAVANGAPAPAPEPVAPPEQEAAPAPQPGSFREVVALAAGRRPRLHSDLVQAVHLVSFTKTPQGGRIELRPRPDAPRDLAAQLTALLAETTGLRWIVALSNAPGEPTIAEQSRAAAADGLEAARTHPLVQAIFTVFPEAEIRALRDSALDDYGLPPTALAEAEEDGRDFAPPDAEGVTLDDLDDQPQDPDP, via the coding sequence ATGCCCAGCGACACCTCCTCCTTCCACCCTGACGATCCGGCGGATGAGATCCCCGAGCCGCCGATGGACGGGCCGGGCCTGTTCGGCGACCCCGCGCCGCCGGCGCCCTCCGCCGCGCCACCCGTGGCCGCGACGCCGCCCGATGTCGCGCCCGCCCAGCCCTATCGCGTGCTGGCGCGGAAGTACCGGCCGACCACCTTCGCAGACCTGGTGGGGCAGGATGCGATGGTCCGCACCCTGCGCAACGCTTTCGCCCAGGACCGGGTGGCGCATGCCTTCATGCTCACCGGCATCCGGGGCGTGGGGAAGACCACCACCGCCCGCATCATCGCCCGCGCGCTGAACTGCACCGGGCCGGACGGCAAGGGCGGGCCGACCGTCGATCCCTGCGGCGTCTGCGACAATTGCCGCGCCATCCTGGCGGACCGGCATCCGGATGTGATGGAGCTGGACGCCGCCTCCAACAACGGCGTGGACAATGTCCGGGAGCTGCGCGAGCTGGTGCGCTTCCGGCCGGTGCAGGGGCGGAGCAAGGTCTTCATCCTGGATGAGGTCCACATGCTCTCCGGACCGGCCTTCAACGCGCTGCTGAAGACGCTGGAGGAGCCGCCGCCGGCGGTCCGCTTCATCTTCGCCACCACGGAGCTGCGCAAGGTCCCGGCGACCATCCTCTCGCGCTGCCAGACCTTCCACCTGCGCCGCATGTCGCAGGCGGAGCTCTCCACCCTGTTCTCCCGGATCGCGGAGAAGGAGGGGGCGGCGCTGGAGTCCGAGGCGCTGGCGATGATCGCCCGCGCCGCCGACGGCTCCGCCCGCGACGGGCTCTCGCTGCTGGACCAGGCGATCGCGCTCGCCGAGCCGGGCCGCCCGGTCGAGGCCGTGGCCGTGCGCGACATGCTGGGCCTCGCCGACCGCACCCTGGTGCTGGACGTGCTGGAGGCGGTGCTGCGCGGTGACCTGCCCGCCACGCTGGCCGCCATGGATCGGGCGCACGAGGCGGGGGCGGATGGCGGGGTGATGCTCGCCGACCTCGCGGAGGCGGTGCACCAGGTCACCCGGATGCGCAGCCTTCCCGCCCTGCGCGACGACCCCGCACTGCCGGAGGAGCTGCGCCGTCGCGGCGGGGCGCTGGCCCAGGCGGTGCCCATCCCCGTGCTGGGCCGGGCCTGGCAGATGCTGCTGAAGGGGCTGGAGGAGGTGGCGCTCGCCCCCGACCGCCGCGCGGCGGCGGAGATGGTGCTGATCCGCCTCGCCCATGTCGCGGAGATGCCGACCCCGGGCGAGATCCTGCGCCGCCTCTCCGACGGGGCCGCGCCGGCCGGGGTGCCGAACGGCCGGGGCGGGATGCCGGCCCCGGCCGGGGGGGCGCCCGCCGGTGCGGCGACGTCGGCCCCGGCCGGCAGGCCGCTGCCCGCCGCCGGGACCGGACCGGTCGCCCTGTCGGCGGCCACGGCGATGCTGCCCGAGGCGCCCCGCGCCGTGGCCAACGGCGCCCCCGCGCCGGCGCCCGAGCCGGTGGCCCCGCCGGAGCAGGAGGCGGCGCCGGCGCCCCAGCCCGGCTCCTTCCGCGAGGTGGTGGCGCTGGCCGCCGGCCGCCGGCCGCGCCTGCATTCCGACCTGGTGCAGGCGGTCCACCTCGTCTCCTTCACGAAGACGCCGCAGGGCGGGCGGATCGAGCTGCGTCCCCGGCCGGACGCGCCGCGCGACCTCGCCGCCCAGCTCACCGCGCTGCTGGCCGAGACCACCGGGCTGCGCTGGATCGTGGCGTTGTCCAACGCGCCCGGCGAGCCGACCATCGCCGAGCAGAGCCGCGCCGCCGCGGCGGACGGGCTGGAGGCGGCCCGGACCCACCCGCTGGTGCAGGCCATCTTCACCGTGTTTCCGGAGGCCGAGATCAGGGCGCTGCGCGACAGCGCGCTCGACGATTACGGCCTGCCGCCGACCGCCCTCGCCGAAGCGGAGGAGGATGGCCGCGACTTCGCCCCGCCGGATGCGGAGGGCGTCACCCTGGACGACCTCGACGACCAACCACAGGACCCGGACCCATGA
- a CDS encoding dimethylarginine dimethylaminohydrolase family protein, giving the protein MARAMSEFDHRYNMLIERFASEAEPAFTAESEQVSGWGRRWGCADDVGRLRVVLMHRPGEEMAVVETLPRIPELNAYGDPESGAYWRGTEIPTLAEQQAQHDALAEALRDEGVEVVYLRRAAKGRHKTVYTRDSCIAVDGGAVVTRMGPRIRRGEEQPVTETLAALGMPILRTIHGTGLLEGGSFAYLRPDVAVVGVSSRVNEEGARQLEEVLAVQGTRLIRVQIPGYRLHIDGALVMLSHDVALVNPVILPFTFMEEMKRLGIRMIPLNHEDPSWAINCLAVAPGRVLMSDKVGPRTQEALDRAGISVRLVAYDRVYLGGGGIHCSTSPLVRDRG; this is encoded by the coding sequence ATGGCCCGGGCCATGAGTGAGTTCGACCACCGCTACAACATGCTGATCGAACGCTTCGCCAGCGAGGCGGAGCCAGCCTTCACCGCGGAGTCCGAGCAGGTCTCGGGCTGGGGCCGGCGCTGGGGCTGCGCGGATGACGTGGGGCGGCTGCGGGTGGTGCTGATGCACCGGCCGGGCGAGGAGATGGCGGTGGTGGAGACCCTCCCGCGCATCCCGGAGCTGAACGCCTATGGCGATCCGGAGAGCGGCGCCTACTGGCGCGGCACGGAGATCCCGACGCTGGCCGAGCAGCAGGCCCAGCACGACGCGCTGGCCGAAGCCCTGCGCGACGAGGGGGTGGAGGTGGTCTACCTCAGGCGCGCGGCGAAGGGGCGGCACAAGACGGTCTACACGCGCGATTCCTGCATCGCGGTGGATGGCGGCGCGGTGGTGACGCGCATGGGCCCGCGCATCCGGCGCGGCGAGGAGCAGCCGGTGACGGAGACGCTGGCCGCGCTGGGCATGCCCATCCTGCGCACCATCCACGGTACCGGCCTGCTGGAGGGCGGGTCCTTCGCCTACCTGCGCCCCGACGTCGCCGTGGTCGGCGTGTCCTCGCGCGTGAACGAGGAGGGGGCGCGGCAGCTGGAGGAGGTGCTGGCGGTGCAGGGCACGCGGCTGATCCGGGTGCAGATCCCCGGCTACCGCCTGCATATCGACGGCGCGCTGGTGATGCTCTCCCACGACGTGGCGCTGGTGAACCCGGTGATCCTGCCCTTCACCTTCATGGAGGAGATGAAGCGCCTGGGCATCCGCATGATCCCCCTGAACCACGAGGACCCGTCCTGGGCGATCAACTGCCTGGCCGTCGCGCCGGGCCGCGTGCTGATGAGCGACAAGGTGGGGCCGCGCACGCAGGAGGCGCTGGACCGCGCCGGCATCTCCGTGCGGCTGGTCGCCTATGACCGGGTCTATCTGGGCGGCGGCGGCATCCACTGTTCCACCAGCCCGCTGGTGCGCGACCGGGGCTGA
- a CDS encoding ABC transporter ATP-binding protein: protein MTALLELSGLGKRFGAFQALEGVSLTVEEGETLGLIGPNGAGKTTLFNIVTGFLRADAGALRYAGEAIDALPPARRAALGLVRTFQRAMVFPVLSVRENIAMAARQRAGDGLRWIGARPALRAAEARADRLLAESGLARHGAERLAELSHGEQRIVDVLIALALEPRLLLLDEPTAGLGRGEADRLLEIVRRHDARTAIILVAHDIDVVFRRCDRIAVLSLGRLLCCGPPEAVRQDAAVRAAYLGAMAGG, encoded by the coding sequence GTGACGGCGCTGCTGGAGCTGTCGGGCCTCGGCAAGCGCTTCGGCGCCTTCCAGGCCCTGGAGGGGGTGAGCCTGACGGTGGAGGAGGGCGAGACGCTCGGCCTCATCGGGCCGAACGGCGCCGGCAAGACCACGCTGTTCAACATCGTCACCGGCTTCCTCCGTGCCGATGCGGGGGCGCTCCGCTATGCCGGGGAGGCGATCGACGCCCTGCCCCCCGCCCGCCGCGCCGCGCTGGGGCTGGTTCGGACCTTCCAGCGGGCCATGGTCTTCCCCGTGCTGAGCGTGCGGGAGAACATCGCCATGGCGGCCCGGCAGCGGGCCGGGGACGGGCTGCGCTGGATCGGCGCGCGTCCTGCGCTGCGGGCGGCGGAGGCGCGGGCGGACCGGCTCCTCGCCGAGAGCGGCCTCGCCCGGCACGGGGCGGAGCGCCTGGCTGAGCTCTCCCACGGCGAGCAACGCATCGTGGACGTGCTGATCGCCCTGGCCCTGGAGCCGCGCCTGCTGCTGCTGGACGAGCCGACGGCGGGGCTGGGGCGCGGCGAGGCGGACCGGCTGCTGGAGATCGTGCGGCGGCACGACGCGCGCACCGCCATCATCCTCGTCGCCCATGACATCGATGTCGTCTTCCGGCGCTGCGACCGCATCGCGGTGCTGAGCCTGGGGCGGCTGCTGTGCTGCGGCCCGCCGGAGGCGGTTCGGCAGGACGCCGCCGTGCGGGCCGCCTATCTCGGGGCGATGGCCGGGGGATGA
- a CDS encoding flagellar biosynthesis regulator FlaF translates to MSVSRYARNQDASASPRDIELRAFRYVNGLLAAAPERGAARAVALNKAYRLWSILLADLLGPGNGLEPGLKGKLVSLGLWAQRECLARTEDAAGLEPLVALHRDMIEALESQPHHAAPAARPAAAFVPAVA, encoded by the coding sequence ATGAGCGTTTCGCGATACGCCCGCAACCAGGATGCCAGCGCCTCGCCGCGCGACATCGAGCTGCGCGCCTTCCGCTACGTCAACGGCCTGCTCGCCGCGGCCCCCGAGCGGGGCGCCGCGCGGGCCGTGGCCCTGAACAAGGCCTATCGCCTCTGGTCCATCCTGCTGGCCGACCTGCTGGGCCCCGGCAACGGGCTGGAGCCGGGGCTCAAGGGGAAGCTGGTCTCGCTCGGCCTCTGGGCGCAGCGGGAATGCCTGGCCCGGACGGAGGATGCGGCGGGGCTGGAGCCGCTGGTCGCCCTGCACCGCGACATGATCGAGGCGCTGGAGAGCCAGCCCCACCACGCCGCGCCTGCCGCCAGGCCGGCCGCCGCCTTCGTGCCGGCCGTGGCCTGA